In Gammaproteobacteria bacterium, the sequence AGGGGTCAGTCGATTGCGCCCGCTTCGCGCAGGGCGGGAAGCTATTCCCCGGCGCCAACGGCGGCGCGCAAGGTGGCGATAGCACCCTTCACGCCTTCAATGAGTTCCATGCTCGGATTGTCCAGGTCAAGGAGGTAATCCCGAGTTTCAAGGGCCAGTTCCAGCGGCGTATTGCCCCACTTGTCTCTTGCCTTCACGTCCGCTCCCAGGGCAATAAGCGATTCCTGGACAGTTGGCCATGCCTCTGACGAAACACTCGGCGACCGAAGGATTCTGCTGCCCTGCGGAACAATACGGATATACGAGGAACTGCCGGACGCCCGGTGCAAAGGCGTTTCCCCGGAATCGGTCCTGGCCTCCAGTTCAGCTCCGGCGCTCGCCAACAACTCCACGTGCTCGAAGCTCAATGCGTCGTGCAGGGGCGTGCGCCCACGGTGGTCGCGCGCGTTCACGTCCGCGCCGTTTTGAAGCAGCGTTTCGATAGCGTCCAAAGCGGTGCGCCGATGCAGGGGCGTCCGTCCCCGGTCATCAACCGCAGCCACATCAGCGCCGGCTTTCACCAGGACGCTTACGACAGCTGCGCTCTCGGCCCTGTGCAGAGGCGCGGCGTTGCGCTCGTCTCTTGCGTTCGGGTTTGCTCCCTCCTCCAGACATCGCTCTACGTCTGCGGAAGTGGCCGCACTGAAGAACTCGTACGTATTCCAGGTTCCGCAATTCAGAATCGGCGACGCAGGCACGACTGTCGTCAGAACCTGCGATTGACATGCAGGAAGAACCACGCAGGCGACCAGGGCCAGACTGATTCCTACAACTCCCCGATGCCGCATCCGGAAATACTAACGGCAAGAGAGCCTCACTAGGCGGCGCGGGCGGCATGGGCGCACGAGAGATGTTTCCGCGGAAACACCTGCGCAAAGTCGGGACGGGTCAGTTGGTTGCGCCCGCTTCGCGCAGGACGGCAATGATCGTGTTTGATGCGCTAGAGCGGCTCTCGGTCCGGCTGCTGCTGCTCGGCGCGGTTTGTCATGAAATCTTCGCTCGCTCCCGCGCCTTCCATAAAGAAACTGTCCCACGCGTGGCCTGCGGGCAATCGAATACGGTCGGGTTCCTTCTTGCGCACTTGAACTGCCTGAGTGCGGTTGTTCTCGAATTCGGATTCAATGGGCAAGCCGGTTCTCCGCTGCTGGATACAGCCTATATGTAGCACAACAGAGTTGGGCGGGGAAGTCATGCGCAGCACATCCTGTCCGGCTGCGAACGCGCGGTTTTATTGTGCACGATCAGGGCAAATAAAAGTAGTTTAAAAGGTTGATTCCATTGGTGAATCATGCTATAGTTCAGGCTCATCAACGGATTGACACGGAGCCCCGAAATGGACCTTCATCACACTCCTTCCCACGCCCCTGTTCGCGATGCCGAGCCTCTCCCGGCAGACGCTGTTTACCCTTCTCCGGACGCCGATGTGCGTAGGGCCGAGTGGCAGCGCAAGGAAAAGGCGCTCGGCGCACTTGAGGTGCAGATCATGGAGTTGTGGGGGAACATCAACGCGGCCACCGCGCGATTCCTGGAGTTGGTCGCGGAGTTCGACCGCATGGAAGGCTGGGCCCAGCACGGCATGGCGAGTTGCGCCCAATGGCTGGGCTGGCAATGCGGCATCGGCCGGGTGGCGGCGACCGAGAAGGTGCGCACGGCAAGGGCCCTGGAATCGCTGCCGAAGATCTCGGCGGCCTTCGGCGAGGGCCGCCTTTCGTATTCGAAAGTGCGTGCGCTCACGCGGGTGGCGACGGCGGAGACGGAAGACACCTTGCTGCACATTGCCTTAAATGGCACGGCGGCGCACGTGGAGCGCACGGTGCGGGGTTTTCGGCGGGTCAAGCGTGATCTTGAACGTGACGAAGCCGAAGCCCTTCACGATCAGCGCCACCTGTTGTGCTGGCGGGAGGCCGATGGCGGCGTGACGCTGCAGGCCCGCCTGACGCCGGAGGTGGGCGAGTTGCTGTTCAAGGCGTTGGACGCGGCACAAGCGCAGCTGGAAGAGCGGAGCGAGGAGGCGGTGAAGACCGAGCCTCCGATTCCGGTCCGCGAAGATGTTTCCGCGGAAACACCTTCACCAGGCTTCGGTCAGCGGCGTGCGGATGCCTTCGAGCACATGGTTCAGCAGTTTCTGGCCGGGAGTGGTTCGGGTTCCAGCGCCGGCGCACACGAAGTCGTCGTGCATATCGCGCACGACGCCTTGTGTGACGTGCCCGAGAGCAGCGGTGCGGAATTGGACAACGGCCGTCCTGTGGCGGTTGAGACGGCGCGGCGGTTGGGTTGCGACGGCGCCCTGGTGGGCGTGGTGGAAGGCGCGCAGGGCGAGCCGTTGGCGGTTGGGCGCAGGACGCGCGCCGTGCCGCCGGCGATCCGGCGCGCATTGCGCGTTCGCGACGGTGGCTGCCGCTTTCCGGGCTGCGACCGTTCCCGTTATGTGCACGCCCATCACATCAAGCATTGGGCCGATGGCGGTGAGACCAACCTGGGCAATCTCGTGACCTTGTGTTCGTTTCATCACCGGCTGGTGCATGAGGGGGGTTATGGCGTTCGCGTGGACGAGGGCGAGATTTGGTTCACGCGCCCGGATGGTGGGGTGATCCCTCCGGCTGGCAAGCTACACGGGGGGTGTTTCCGCGGAAACACTTGTGCCAAGTCCGGAAACACTTGCGCAGGGTCCGGAAACACTTGCGCCAAGCCCGGAAACTTCTGCGCAGCTGGCGGCGCGGAGCAGCTGGAGGCTTTCAATCGAGCCCGCGGGCATACCATCGACGCCGGAACCGCACGTTGCCGCTGGCGCGGAGAGCGTATGGACTACGACATCGCGATCGACGGGCTATGCCGGGAGGCGGGCCATACTTGACGGGGCGGCCTCCCGCCCGGAGTTTGCTCCGAGGGAGGGCGGGGCGACTTGGCCGCAGCGATGGCTCTAATGGATGTCGGGACGGCTTCTGGCCCAGGGCCGCTCCCCGGGGAGGGCGGGACGGCCTGGACCCTGGGCTTGCTCCAAGGGTGGTCGAAGCGACCTGGGGGCTATTCGGGGCTTGCGTCTTCTACCAGGCGGACGACGGCCATGGGGGCGGCGTCGCCGGGGCGGTGGCCTTTTTTGAGGATGCTCAGGTAGCCGCCGGGGCGTTCCTTGAAGCGGGGGCCGAGGTCGTCGAACAGTTTGCCGACGGCCTTTTTGCTGCGCAGGCGGTTGAACGCGAGGCGCCTCCTC encodes:
- a CDS encoding AbrB/MazE/SpoVT family DNA-binding domain-containing protein, translated to MPIESEFENNRTQAVQVRKKEPDRIRLPAGHAWDSFFMEGAGASEDFMTNRAEQQQPDREPL
- a CDS encoding 50S ribosomal protein L17, with amino-acid sequence MRHRKSGRSLGRTSDHRRAMFRNMAASLIEHESITTTVPKAKELRRVVEPLITLAGEDGVARRRLAFNRLRSKKAVGKLFDDLGPRFKERPGGYLSILKKGHRPGDAAPMAVVRLVEDASPE
- a CDS encoding DUF222 domain-containing protein, which translates into the protein MDLHHTPSHAPVRDAEPLPADAVYPSPDADVRRAEWQRKEKALGALEVQIMELWGNINAATARFLELVAEFDRMEGWAQHGMASCAQWLGWQCGIGRVAATEKVRTARALESLPKISAAFGEGRLSYSKVRALTRVATAETEDTLLHIALNGTAAHVERTVRGFRRVKRDLERDEAEALHDQRHLLCWREADGGVTLQARLTPEVGELLFKALDAAQAQLEERSEEAVKTEPPIPVREDVSAETPSPGFGQRRADAFEHMVQQFLAGSGSGSSAGAHEVVVHIAHDALCDVPESSGAELDNGRPVAVETARRLGCDGALVGVVEGAQGEPLAVGRRTRAVPPAIRRALRVRDGGCRFPGCDRSRYVHAHHIKHWADGGETNLGNLVTLCSFHHRLVHEGGYGVRVDEGEIWFTRPDGGVIPPAGKLHGGCFRGNTCAKSGNTCAGSGNTCAKPGNFCAAGGAEQLEAFNRARGHTIDAGTARCRWRGERMDYDIAIDGLCREAGHT